The genome window AAAACCATTTTGAAAGAGAACAAAGTGGAAGGAATCTCTACGCAGTTTCACGACACAGAACCACAGTAGTCAACACAGTGTGGTACTGACAGAGGGACAGACATGCAGATCCATGGAACATAACAGAGAACCCacaaatagacccacacaaacaTGCCCGGCTGAATTTTTTTACAAAAGCGCCCAAGCAATTGCATggacaaaaacaaaaccttcaaCCCAAGTCTTACCCtacaaaaaaataactcaaaacagATCCTGGACTTCAATGTAAAACATAAGACAATCAActttcagggccaggcatggtagcccacacctgtaatcccagcacttgaggaggccgaggtgggcagattgcttgagctcaggtgtttgagaccagcctgggcaacaggacaaaaccctgtctctactaaatatacaaaaaattagcagggtgtggtggtgcatgcctgtagtcccagctactcgggatgctgagaggcagaggttgcagtgagccaagatcgtaccactgcactccagcctgggcaacagagcaagagcccatctcaaaaagaaaaaaaaaaaactttcaggaaaaatagaagaaaatctttgggATGTAGGGTCAGGCAGAGTCATTATACTTAATACTAAAAGGATGAtctgtaaaaggaaaaattgataaattgtaattaattaaaattaaaagcatttgCTCCATAAAAAACCCTGTTAAGaggacaaaaataatttttaagctacagacagaaaatatttgcaagccacgTATCTAACAATAGGCTAAAATCTGGAATATGTAAAGAAGTTTCATAACAGTAAAATAATCCCATTAGAAAATGAGCATGGACAGgaagagacatttcaccaaagaaggtCCACAGATTGCAGATAAGCCCAGGAGAAATGCCTGTCATTAGGGAAGCAAGAACCACCGTGACACCACTCACACCCATCCCGTGACATCGCTCACACCCATCCCGTGACATTGCTCACACCCATCCCATGACACCACTTACACCCATCCTGTGACACGTCGCTCACACCCATCCCGTGATGCTGCTCACACCCGACCCATGACACTACTCACACCCATCCCATTGACATCACTCACACCCATCCCGTGACGTTACTCACACCCATCCCATGACACCACTCACACCCATCCTGTGACACGTCGCTCACACCCATCCCGTGACACCAGTGACACCCATCCCGTGATACTGCTCACACCCATCCCGTGACACATCGCTGCACACCCATCCCATGACACGTCGCTCACACCCATCCCGTGACACGTGGCTCACACCCGTCCCGTGACACATCGCTCACACCCATCCCATGACACCACTGACACCCATCCCGTGATACTGCTCACACCCATCCCGTGACACATCGCTCACACCCGTCCCGTGACACGTCGCTGCACACCCATCCCATGACACGTCGCTCACACCCATCCCGTGATACTGCTCACACCCGTCCCGTGACACATCGCTCACACCCATCCCATGACACCACTGACACCCATCCCGTGATACTGCTCACACCCATCCCGTGACACATCGCTCACACCCGTCCCGTGACACGTCGCTGCACACCCATCCCATGACACGTCGCTCACACCCATCCCGTGACACGTGGCTCACACCCGTCCCATGACGTCACTGCACACCCATCAGAATGGCTGGAATAAAAGTAGCAACAACCCCACATGCAGGCAAAGATGCCAAGAAATCTGGTCACTCGGCTGTTGCTGGGAGAGTAAAATGGCTCCTCAAAAACGAAACCCGAAATTGCCATGGATTCAGCAGTTGCTTCCGTGGACGTTTAAACCGGAGAGTTGAAACCCAGGTTGACGCAGAAACCCGTGCAGAGCTTTACGGCAGCTGTAATAGACAAACACTGCAACAAGCTCAGCTGTCCTTCACAGGAGAGCAACCGCACAAACTCGGGTGTGCTCACGCCACAGACGCTGGTCAGCGACAAGGAGGAAGCCTCCATCACGCGACCTAACGGAACCAGAGAGTTGGCACGAATGAGAATCGCCTGCCCCGCGGGTACATGCCACAGCATTCCACTCATACCACGTTCTTGAACTCATACAAGGAGGCCGAAGGGCGGGGGTGGGTGCGGAAGGACATGGGGGTCCGGGCGTGGATGGGGcccatgtctgtagtctcagtgTCAGGCCTTGGCTGGGATCCTTACTATAGCTGTGCCAAGCTTTTGCAAGTAGGGTCTGTTCAAAAGGGCTGGGAGATCCCCTATTTTAAACACTCTGGGGGTGGTGCCATGGCCTTCTCGGGTACTTTGTAGGAATGAAATGCAACCCTTCAGGCCGCTGGGGGCCTGGGGCCCCTTCCCACCAACCTGCCATTGGCACAGAGGCTTCTGACCCTTTCCAAAACCCTTTCCAAACTGCAGTTCCAGCTCTTGATGTCAGAGACCAGGGCCCGGACCCCCAGGCTTTGACCCTGTCCTGAGAAGGAACAGAAAGCAAGAGCAGGAATTTGGGAAAGATGGGCGATCCCACTGCAGAGGCCTTCCTGGGACCCCCCCACCCTCCCGGCAGGGTTTGGGAGAGGGTGGGCCTGTGTGGGGTCTGCGTTGCCCCAGCAAGGCCCAGGAGAGCGTGCGGGGACCATGCTGCCAGCACAGCCCAGCGGCCGCGCCCCAGCCTGTCCCTTCAGCTGCTGCTGATCTGCTCACAGATTGGTTTCGGGGtccactgtgacctctgcctggCACCACCTGGCTCAGTCCCCATGCTGGCTGCTGCCGTCCACATAGCCAAGAACAACCATGGCGGCCTCGGGCCCAGGGGGTCCAGGAAAGACCCCGGGGCCCAGGGCAGTGGGCAGTGCCCTCCTGGAGCAGACGGGAGCTACCAGCTGCCAGCATCGCCCTCAGTCTTGGCTGCCCGGGAAGTTTTCCAAAGGCCCGACCCCACTCCTCTTGGAGCCGCTGATCCCTCTCTCCCATCAGGTGCCTCAGGGACCCTCCTCCACCCAGAGGGTCTCTGCCTTCCCGGTTTTCCTGGGGCAGTTTGGACTTGGGGGAGAGGaaccatcatccatccatcacaCCCCAGACCCAAACAGACCCAAAGCCAGGAGGAGCAGGGTGGGCCCAGAGGCCGTCATCCTGCCAGCCCAAGGGGCACAGCCCAAGGTCTCCACCCGGAGCCCCAGGGGCACAGCTGTGTGCAGGTCACCAGAAGCCCCGAATAATGACAGCGCCCCAGAGAGTGGGCACCAGGCCCTGGTGCCGTGTGAAGCCGCCAGCACTTGCCTGGGCTCATTCCAGGGGCCATCAGAGGGCCCTGTTACGGCTGCACCCTCACACTCACCAAGCAGCTGGGGCCCAGCTCTGCTGTGGATCCCAGCCAGGCAGCAGCCGGCCTGCGGGCTGAGATGCTTCCGCTCCTGCTGCACAACTGGGAAGGGCCTGGAGGCCGGGAGCTGGCGATGGCCACAACGCCGTCTGGCGCCTTCTCCTCCGGGGCAGCCGAGCAGCCCTGGACACGAGGGGCTTCGTCTCACCCCCAGGAGAAAATGCCCAGTCCTCCGAGAGTCTAGTGAGGGCTTGCCAGCCGGGAACCAAGACCCAGTGTGGCCTAAACCAGGCCCGGCCACCATGGTCAGGCAGAGCTTACAGAGAGACCTGCCTGCTGCCGCGGTCcagaggagatgggggagggaccTTCATCCCACTCGGGCCTGTCCGAGGCGAGCAGGCAGCCAGTATCTCCATATCTCAGGCAGGAAAGGGCCTGAAGCCCTGGGGAGCAGAGGCTGTGCCCTCAGGAAATAGGTCCCAGCCTGGCTCCCTCACAGCCTCGGGCTGCCCTGTGGACCGAAACCCCCAGGCACCTTGCGGCAGGGCTGCCATGATGGTGGAGATCCCACGCCGTGAACAGCAGGTTCCTCTCCGTGCCTTCCCAGGCGGGGGGCACTTGGGGCTCAAACTGGGGCCTTGGGAACTTCCTTGGGCCTGCTCAGTGCCACCCTTGAAGCCCCTGGCCTTCCCCGGGCCGGTCGCTCTGCCGTGTGGGCTCTGCCATGTGGCCCTGCTGGGTCTCCTCTCGCGGAGCTGCCCACAGTCCGCCCTTCCCCCTCGCTGCACTGTTCCCTGCTGAGGGTGTGGACTGCAACAGTCGTCCTGCCCGGGGTCTGCTGGGGGTCTGCCTGTGCTCGAGGTGGGGGCTCCTCATGCAGCCGCTCTGTCCGTGGAGGACCCCTGTGAGCAGCTGCAGCTCAGCAGCAGGCCGAGGAGCCGGGTCGGGGGCTGGGAGTCCCAGCAGGCCCTTGGCTGACACGTGCCCCCTTGCAGGTGGGTCCGAGGAGAGCACTACAGGTACAAGTTCAGCCGTCCTGGGGGCAGGCACGCCGCCGAGGGCAAGTGGTGGGTGCGGAAGAGGATCGGAGCCTACTTCCCTCCACTCAGCCTGGAGGAGCTGAGGCCCTACTTCAGGGACCGTGGGTggcctctgccccagcccctctaGATGTGCACCAGAAATAAAGGCAAAGACCCAGCCCCTCGGCAGCTCAGCAACATCTGCCCTTCCCTGTGCCCGGCCCAAGCTCGGCACCGCCAAGAGAGACGTGGAGAGAAGAGCGGTGGGAGCCAGCCCCCAGCGCAGGGGTCCTGGGTGGGGTCTGCTGTCACACACTGTGGTGGCTCCCTGGCCCTGCCCACCTGGGGCCTCACATCCTGGCCAACCCTTGTCCCAGGCGCCAGCCTTCTCAGGGGGCTCTGATCTCCCGTCCGTCCCACCCTCCTCCCAGAGGCCCAGCCTGGGGCTGTGCCGCCCACAGGAGTTGAGACGATGGCCATCCTGACACCTTCCTCCACTACAGCCCTGACCACAGGTCCAGCCAGGGAGCTCTCGGGGTCCCCAGCATCCCAGGGGCTGGTTTCTGTTCCCCCCTCAATGGTGTGTTCCCAGCCAGGTCCTGATCCTCAGGGCTGAGTCCCCATCACGTCTGGGGCAGCCGAGCCCTTGCCCCACAGGAAGCTAGACACGCCCGGCCTGGATGTGGGGTTGGACAGGCCATTTTCTGTCCTGTCCCTCACCACCCCCGCGACAGCCTACACACATCCCACACATGCAGGCATACATAGCCCATGCACACATGTGTTCTGGGCCCGGTTTCATCCCCCAGTGACTGGTGTCTGTGAGGTGCAGAcggacacaccacacacccagccCCACCCTCCAGGCTGTGACCGCGCTGCCTCTGAGGCCTTAACAAGGCCCCTCAATCACAGGACAGCTGCCCGTGCACACTGTCATCATCGTCGGACAGCGTCTACTGCATGTTTTTCTATTATTCCTATTCTTATGCCATAtctattacatatttttctaCTCTTCCTATTATACCATTTACCAGCTTACTCGAAAACAAACTACTTAAATGAAGTTCTTGTGCCTCCCTCTCTTTGGCGTGGCCATGCCCCCAGCCCACACTCCGGTGCTGGGGCAGCGGGTGACCGAGCGGGACTCAGGCTTTGGGGGCGGAGAGGTGAACAGGTGGTGCTTTGCCTGGCGACCCTTCCAGTGCCTGCTGTGTGCGGGAATACTTGGAGTTAAATGGGAACGAGCAGGGGTGCCGGCCCTGCTGGAAGGAGGCAAAGCTCTGGGGCAACGCCTCCCTCACCCAGGACGCTGTGAGGCTGGGTCCCGGGAGAAGTCAGAAGTGGGTCCCACCGCAGGACAGAGGCCCTCCCCTCTCCTCAAGCCTGGGGGGCAGCCACCCACCCCTTCCCCGTCTCCATCCACGATGCCCGGAGCCGTGATGCCCATGGCTGAGCCACTGTGGGGGGCCCCGGTGGGGACAACACGGTGGTTCAGGCAGAGGAGGCCGGCTGCGGTGGGCACAGTGCGGGTCTGTGTGGAGCCCCCCCTCGGCCTAGCCGGGGGGCGGCCAGTCCAGGTGCGAACAGAGGGCCCGTGTTCCAGCTCCCGGGGAAACAGGGCGCCCTGTGTCTGTGGAGGGACAGACGGGGCTTCAGAGGGACGCGCCAGGAGCCAGCCAGTCTAGTGGAGCAACCCCGCGGAGCTGTCGGCCACGGGGGCCTGGGGGCTTCCCGGGGGCTCTGCCATTGGTGGGGCTCAGCCCTGTGGCACAGCTCAGAGGCGGGCATCTCGGGCAGCGGCAGGAGTTGTGGGGACCCAAGGGACCCATCACCCGGGAAAGGCTGGTGCCAAGGGGTGCCCCTGCCCAGCCTCTGCAAGGGGGAGGCCAGAGGAGCCAGCAGCCCTCTGTGTCCCCTGCCCGGAACCCTCCCATACGGCTGCCCTCCCCATGGTGGGTCCCGAATCCCACAGCCCCTCCTCCCGGGCTCCTCCACCCCGCTCCAGGCTCCTCTTGTCCCAAGGCAGCTGTGCACCACTAGTCTCCCGGGGACCCCGCGGTGGGGCTGCAGGTCCTGGGCAagggggcaggggaggagccCACGGCAGGAGTGACTGGGCAGCCCGTTCAC of Rhinopithecus roxellana isolate Shanxi Qingling chromosome 20, ASM756505v1, whole genome shotgun sequence contains these proteins:
- the LOC115895204 gene encoding uncharacterized protein LOC115895204, with product MAASGPGGPGKTPGPRAVGSALLEQTGATSCQHRPQSWLPGKFSKGPTPLLLEPLIPLSHQVPQGPSSTQRVSAFPVFLGQFGLGGEEPSSIHHTPDPNRPKARRSRVGPEAVILPAQGAQPKVSTRSPRGTAVCRSPEAPNNDSAPESGHQALVPCEAASTCLGSFQGPSEGPVTAAPSHSPSSWGPALLWIPARQQPACGLRCFRSCCTTGKGLEAGSWRWPQRRLAPSPPGQPSSPGHEGLRLTPRRKCPVLRESSEGLPAGNQDPVWPKPGPATMVRQSLQRDLPAAAVQRRWGRDLHPTRACPRRAGSQYLHISGRKGPEALGSRGCALRK